AGGGATGCTGCGGTGTGGGCGTTGCGGTAATCGGCTGTATTCGCAAGCCCGGCACAGTAATCCCGATCATCGGGTGCGCCGCTATGTTTGTCTGAAAGGACCCGATCATGGCGGCTGTGGTCGGCTGACGGTGGTCGCCGAACCGGTTGAGGCTTTGTTGACTGATGCGGTGTTGACCCGCCTGGATTCTCGGGATCTGGCGAAGGTGTTGGCCGGCAAAGCCAGCCCTAATCATGATGTGGCTGCGTTGGCGGCGGCCGTGGAGGCCGATCAAACGCGCCTCGATGAGCTGGCCGGTTTGTATGCCGACGGCGCGATCAGCGCGCGGGAGTGGATCGCGGCCCGCGACCCGATCACCAGCCGCATCCAGCAGGCCAGGCGTGACATCGCTGAGGCCACCGATACCAGTGAGGTTTATGAGTTGGCGGGCACCGGCGGGGCGTTGCGCGGCCAATGGCCGGACCTCGACGTGGAACGCCAGCGGAGCATCGTCAAATCGATCCTGGATCACGCGGTGATCGCACCGGGCACCCCCGGTTCCCGCAGTCTCGACATTAACCGCGTGCAACCCCATTGGCGCATCTAGGTTTTCGGCGTCGCGGATGCTCCCTGGCGAGTGCCGAGTGTGTGTCTGGGCTGGTGGGCCGTCAAGGCCAAAGCCGCACGCGGTCGAAGCCAGCTTCGAGCCTGGACGGCCCACCAGCCCAGACACCAGGAATGCTCTTATCGCCGGGAAGGGTTGTGTTGAAATAACTTTCGTCGTCTATCCGGTTGGCCGGTGACGGTACGGTGCCTTTGCGTGCTCAGCGCAGGAGGGTTGCGATGGCAGCCAGGGTGGTGGGGTCGGTGACGGTGACGGATAGGGCTTGGCGTTCACATGAGGCGGTCAGCCAGGCTATGAACTCCGGGCGCTCGTGCAGCGGGACCGCGCCGGCATCGTGGTTGTTGGCGGCGCCGCCCGCGGGCGTCGTGGCCATCACCCTGCCCCGCGTGGTGGCGGCGAGATGCGGGTGGAGACAGTCCGGGATTCGGTGATACCGGTGATGCGGGCGCTGATGTGGCGCAGGGCTGCGGAGATGACCAGGACGCGGTCACCGGCGCTGGCGTGTCCGGCGCGGTCGAACTCCCACAGCATCTCATCGGTGTCGATCGGTTGCTGCTGCCTGCCGGTGCTCGCCGTCACGTCGTCAGCGAAATGGGCGGATTGCGTATCGTCCTGTCGCCCTGAATGTTTGGCTATCTGGTTACGGGTCCAGGTGGCGCGGGCGGCGCGCAGGGCACCCATGGTGGTCGAATAGCGCCGCGATTTGGTAGTGATGTGGCCGCGGTAGCCCAGGGTGTGCAGCCAGCGCCCAATCCCCGCCAACGACGGACCCGCGGACGCTGGGTGTTCGGCGAGTCCGGCGATGGTGGACAGGATGGCCCGCACATGTTCAGTAACGTCGAGTTCGCCGATCGCTTCTGCGGACAGCCGGCGCGCGGTGATGCCGAAGTCGTGCAGGGATTTGGTGACGTATTTCGCCAGATATGCCGCAACCCTGCGCGGCGACAACCGCGAGGCCGAAGCGACTGCGGTGTCGTCGACTTCGGAATCGCTTGCGGTTATTGGTTCGGGTGTCAATGGTTGGGTATCAATTTGGGTGCCGAACCGCACCGTGCGCACCCGCCCGGGTTGGCGTAATCGTCGTCGCCGGCGGGCACGTCGATACTGACGCGACTGGCAGCGTGTTGGATCAAGGCGGCCAGCTCGGCGGCGGTGATCGCTGACGACCAGCCGGGATGCTGCTCGGCTACCGGACGAGACAACCTGCCACCCGCGGGCGGCGGGCCGTGACGATCGTGGTCACCTGATTTCGTGGTGTCGTTGGTGGCGGGTGGCGGGTCGAGGCGGATCAGGGCATGGATGTGGGGTATGGCGCGGGCTTGCAATTCAACGACTTTGACGAAGCTGACCCGCACCGAGCCGGGCTTGACGCCAACTGTTTTCAGGTGCGTCGCCACGGCGCGCCGTAGTGCGATGGTGAACCGCCGCCACAGCTCGGGCAGATGCCAGGTGAACAAGATATGTCCCAGATAGTCGTAGCAGTCCGCGCACAATGGTTGGCCCACCAGAGGGTCATCGACACTGTGGATTATGGTGCAGCGCAGGCAGTTTCCGTGCCGGCAGCGGCCCGCCGACCTGTTGGGTATGGCGTGACACGGAGTTCCGGTGGCGTTGTGCACGGCCCCGTAGCTGGGGGCGGTCAAGGTGGTGAACACTTGCGGACGGTTGGCGACCTCGACGGGTATGTCGTGGTGGCCGCCGGCGGCTCCGGCGTGCACGAGTTGCCAGGTGTCGCGGGCGTAGAGGTCTGAGCATGACGGGCACACCGCGTGACGGCGGTTGTTGCAGCGCGTCCACACCGTGTGCTGACGCCCGGCGGTGTCGACACCGAGCAGCTGGATCGGGTGGGCGCAGTAACCGACCGATTCCACTCGCCGCCACCACGACCCGAAACCGGGTGAGGAGGCGCGCCGGCACATCTGGGTGACCACCGCATCGGCATCGATGGTGGCCGGCAGGCCCGGCAGCACGATCACCGGGCTCTGCGTCGTTACGGTCTTCACCGATTTCCCTGTTCGCCTGAACGCGGTGCCCGAAAGGTGCGGGCCAACAAGGTGATATCGCGATCGGTGACGTGAAAGGCCCGGACCCGTATCGGGTCGGCGGTGCCATCGATCATCACGTACCCGATGCCGGGGGTGGTATCAGCGATCAGGTCGCATTCGGCGCCGGCATCGCGGGCTCCTTGGCCCAAGACCATGGCGGTTTGGGTAGCCTCGGTCATCCGCAGCCCGATCCGCACGGTGAACAACTGCCGTACCGGCAGGGTGTCTTTGGCCGGGTCTTGCACCGCGGCTACCACCGATATCCCGACCGCACGCCCTTGGGATAACAGCAGGCCGAGGAGTTGTTCTGTCTCGGCGCGGAGTTTGCGGTCGGTGACATAGGCGGTCAGCGCGGCGATCTCATCAATGATCAGCACGATCAACGGCTCAGCGAGGGCGGGGGTGTGCAGGCGGGTGTGCCCGCGCAGCCGGGTGGCGCGGGTCTGCATCAGCTTCACCAGCTCGCGCAGCAGTTCCACGGTGGGCTGACCGGTGTGGTAGCAGAACCGGGCGAACAGCGGCGCGCCAGCACCGAGTTCCATGCCGCCTTTGGGGTCGATCACCCACAACCGCACCCGCCCCGTTTTAACGTGGGGTGCCAGCCCGGCGATCAGCGACCACAACACCGAGCCTTTGCCGGCTCCGGTGGCACCGGCGGCCAGGATGTGCTGGCCCAACACCGGTAGGTGCCACCAGCGCCGCGATTCGGTGACCCCGACCCGCACCGCGCCCAGATCGACCGCCGAACCCGGGGTTGGCATGGGCACCGCGATCGGCTGGCCGAGCACATCCCCGCGGCCGATGATGATCCGCAGCTGGCCCGGCGTGGTGGCGCGGATCGTCAACCGCTGCGCGTCCCAGGTCGCCGCCAGTGCGAGGGCGCGTTTCTGCCAGTCGGCAATCGACTGGCCGGTCACCACCTTGACGATCAGCACGTCGGCGTGATGGCCGATCCGCACCGATTGCAGGGCAGGCACCAACGTGCGTTCACCCAGTTTGGCGGTCAGGCCGTGCAGGGCGCAGACCGATTCCCAGTTGCGGTGATAACGCCACCACGCCCAGAAACGCTGCCGCAGCGGAGCGCTGACCCACCGGGTGAATGAGGCCGGCTGGCACACCCACCAGCCGAGGTATGCCACGGCCTCCACAACGGCGGTCAAAACGCCGGCTCGGGCGCCGTGACTGAAACCGACCCAGATGGCGACGACGGTGGGAATGCTCAGGGAGGGAAACAGGATTGCCCACCACAGCAGATACCCGGCGGCTTTGAGTAGTCCGACGATCAGCTCGCCGATCCAGTCATCATCGGGTGATGGATTGTTGTTGTGGTTCTTACGGTTTGGACTATTCGACATGACGGTCTGCCTTCACTTACGACGGGGAAAGAAGGGGCGGGAGCGTCGGCCCGGCAGCCCATAGGCGCACGCTGTCGCGGGGCTGCCGGGCCGGCCTGCGGTTACCGGGCCTGCTGGCCCGTCTTGACGGTGGCGAGGTCGGTGGCGGTGATGGCTTCGGCGCGGTACGCGATGCCCGAGCGGCCGTCTTGCGACCACGGCAACGCCACCAGACCCGTCACAGACACCGGCTGGCCGACAACGACTTTCGGTTCCCCGACCACGGTGACCGCCAGCACTTCACCGCCGGTGGCGTCCAGGGCGATCAGCTGCACCTGCCACAACGCCTGCCCGGTGGCCTTGTCCACGCGCGGTGCACCGGTGTCGAAATTCGTGCGCTGCTCGGGAATCCGAGTACAGAGGAACGTCACCCCGGTGGTGTCGATACGTAACTTCATGGATTGCTGTCCTTCCTTGCGGTGTTGGCGCGGTCTGTTCGGCCGCGACTCAAGGACAGCGCCATCCCGGATGCGCCCGGAAGTGACAGGCAGTGATACTGGTGATGACCGCACACGCGCACACGTAGCTGACCTGCGCTGATGTATGCGGCATGATCGAAGCCATGGCCGCAGTCGACCCGATCCGGGCACTCAATGCGCAGCGGCTCAGCCAAGCCCGCAAACGCTACGGCTACAGCTTGCGTGAGTTGGCGATCGAGGTCGAAAACGTGCGCAAGCTACGCGGCGACCCGACCTGCCCGCGCGGGAATCCCTGCGGCAAAAAATCGCCCAGATCGAGCGGACCGGAATGCTCGGCCCGCTGTGGCGTGAAGACCTGGCCGCGGTGTTCGGCGTCGAACCCGACGAAATGTTCAGCGTGCCGATCGCCACCGAGCTGCCGCACCCGCTGCTGATACAACTACCCGTCGACCGTGACGTACTCGCCGTCATCGAGGCCCAGCAACATGCCCACATCCAAGCTGAGCACACCTTCGGCCCCCAACACGCCCGCCCCCTGGTGGAATCCGATCTGGTCACCATCGAATCCCTGATTGCCCACGCACCCTCGCAGGTCAAGGCAGAGATGCGGCGCGCCGCTGGGGCTATCGCCGAAGTTGCCGGGTGGATCGCCCAAGACCTCGGAGATCACGCCGCCGCGGAGAAGCTCACCCACACCGCAGCCCTGCACCTACGTACGGCCGGCCCGCCATTCAACGCCATAATCTTGATGCGCCAATCCAACATTCTCACCCGCACCAACCCCGACCTGGCCACCGCCTTGGCCACCGATGCCGCCGACCTCATCGACGGCCACGACGTGGGTCGCCTGGCCGCCAGCATCGCCCGCCAACAGGCCCTTGCCGAGCTGGCCAATCACAATGAGCGGGGATTTCATCGCTACGCCGCCGCAGCCCTCGAACTCGGTGACCTGCAACCCCACCCGCATGATCATGCGATCTATGCCCACGGCGCCTACGTCGCCAGCGAGATCGCCTCCGGCTACCTGCGCATCGGTGACCCGGATAAAGCCCTAACCCTGCTCGCCGGGCACCATCACGCCTGGACATCACAGCAGCACCGCGATCAGACCGTGGCCGATATGCGACTCCTGCACGCCTACATCGCCACCGGCGAATACCAGCAAGCACTGGCACTGACCGCCGCAGCGATCCCGGGCTACCTGGCCGCGCCCTCAGCGAGCCAGGATTCATCTGGCCAGGGCAGGCACAATCGTGCGAGACCGTCGACGGCGAAACAAAGACCCGATCCTGCAACAGCTCGCCGGCCGCATCAAAAACGCCACCCAAGGAGTCACCCCGTGAGCCGTCGAATCATCCCCGACACCACCACCACCACCGACCCCGCGGCCACCCACACGGTCGCGGTGCTGCCGGTCGGCTCATTCGAACAACACGGCCCCTACCTTCCGCTGGGCACCGACACCCTCATCGCCACTGCCATCGCATCCGCAATCAATCAGCACCACAACGTATTTCAGCTACCACCGGTCGCGTTCAGCTGCTCCCACGAACACGCCGCCTACCCCGGCACCATCAGCATCAGCGCCACCACCTTGGCCGCGATCGTCGCTGACATCATCGAATCGCTGGCACAGCAGAACATCGCCGGGCTGATCGTCGTCAACGGCCACGGCGGCAACGCCGTACTCACCAACGTCGTCCAACAAGCCAACCACCCCAACAACCCCGTCAAGGTTGGGCTCTACCCCAGCCGCGAAGACTGGACCGAAGCCCGCACCGCCGCAGGAATCCACAGCAGCAACCACGACGACATGCACGCCGGCGAACTAGAGACCTCCATCCTGCTCGCCACCCATCCCGACTACCTGCGCGACGGCTGGCAGACCAGCGACCACACAGCCAACGACCGCCGCTACCTCACCAGCCTCGGCATCCACGCCTACACGCCCACCGGCGTCATCGGCTCACCATCCCAGGCCACCGCCGCCAAGGGCAGCAGTGCCCTCGACCACCTCGGCCGCAACGCCGACACCCTGATCGAACTCCTCACCACACGTTGAGCACAAGCGACAGCTCGGCGGCTACCTTCCGGGCTTCGCTGCGCTCCCTTCGCTTCCGTCCGCTGGCGCTCCCGTCCGCGCCGGTCGCTCCACTGCGCCCTGCGTCCGCCGCCGAGCACCAGACCAGCGCCCACCACTCAGTGAGAACACCGGCCGTGTTCGCGCCTGCCACCGCCAGGCCAACGGCGTTTGCGCCTCTCGCGCGGCGACCAGAGCCGGGCCAGACCGCCGGCCACCGTGGGACACATGCCCTGACCTCGCACGTGAGGACTTTCTTTACTGCTATTTAACGGTGGATCCGACCTTGGCATTTGTTAGTTGCCGGTCGGGGTGATCCGGCCGTTGAAGGTGATTGCGAACGCGTTGAGTGCGGGCTTCCACCTCATTGCCCATCGTGCCCTACCTCGCCCGGTCGGATCTAGTGATCGGGTAACGAGATACAGGCATTTCAGGGCAGCTTGGTCGGTAGGGAAATGCCCGCGGGCGCGAATCGCGCGCCGGTAGCGGGCGTTGATCGACTCCACGGCGTTGGTACCCGGTATGAAATGGGGTGGAGGCCCACGTGGTTCTGTCTTGCCTGGTCAGACGTACTAGGCATACGGTGCGACCGTCCGGAACAGGGGCCTTCGGGGAACACGTATGGGCAGGCCGTTCTTGCTCGATGGGCTGCGAGCCCGTGTTAGTAGTTGGCCGCCCCTGCGACTTGTCCGGCTGCGCTGCGAGCGCGTATCCGTAGGTGTCGTTCCGTCCCAGCGGTTCCCCGGCCAAGTGATCAGCACGGAAGGGAGAACCAGGCGGTGGTCAGATATGTCGGCATGGATGTGCACCGCGAGTTCGCGCAGCTGGCGGTGGTCGAGGACGGGATCCTCCGCGACGAAGGCAAGATCGGAGTGACGCCAGAAGCATTGCGGGCGTGGGCGTCTGAACTACGCCCGGATGATGAGGTGGCGTTGGAGGCCACCGGAAACAGCGATGCGATCGCTACTCTGCTCACACCGCTGGTGGCCCGTGTGGTGGTGTCGAACCCGTCGAAGACGCGGGCGATCGCCGAGGCGAAGGTGAAAACCGACAAGGTCGATGCGCGGATCTTGGCGCAGTTGCTGGCAGCGGATTTTCTGCCACCGGTGTGGCTGCCCGACGATCGGACCCGCAGTCTGCGCCGGCAGGTGATGCGTCGTGCTCACGTGGTGCGTCAACGGACTCGGCTGAAGAATCAGGTGCACGCGATCCTGGCCCGTAACCTCGCACCGACGCCGCCGGTGTCGGATTTGTTTGGCAAGACCGGTCGGCACTGGCTCTCGCGTCAGCCGTTACCTGCCGATGAACGCGCCAGCGTGCAGGCGTTGTTGCGTCAGTTGGACTTTCACGCCCATGAACTCGCTTTGGTCGATAGAGAGCTGGCCCAGAAGCGCTCACCGATCCGATGGTGGCCCGGTTGATGACCATCCCTGGTGTCGATGCGATCGCCGGCATCTCCATTGTGGCCGCGGTCGGCGACTTCTCTCGGTTCGACGATCCCGACAAGTTAGTGGCCTATATCGGGCTCAACCCGAAGGTGCGCCAGTCCGGGAATTCCGCGCCGGTGCACGGTCGGATCAGCAAAGCCGGCCGCGCCCATGTGCGTGGTGTGCTGGTGGAGGCGGCCTGGTCGGCCAGTCGCGCACCAGGGCCCTTGCGTGCGTTCTATCAGCGCATCAAATCCCGACGCGGATTTCAGACCGCGATCGTGGCCACCGCCCGCAAGATGACGGTGCTCGCATGGCATTTGGTGACCAAGGACCAGGACTACGCCTTCGCTCGACCAGGGCTGGTCACCCACAAGCGCCGAAAGCTCGAACTGGCCGCCGGGGCGCCGTCACGCCGCGGCAACTACCGCCAGCCCGGCGCGACCTATAACAGCAAGCACCGCCGCGACGAAGAGAACGCGGTCGTCGAACAGGCCGAACGTGCCTACGAAGTCCTCGTCGCCCACTGGCAACCCCGCAAACCCGCCACCAATCACCGCTCACCTTGACGATTTCATCCGTGGAGCAGATGACCCGACGTATCTCGACGTCGTAGTCCAGGAAGGGCACGAACTCGCTCCAGGCGTTCTCCCAGAGCCGGATGATCGCCGGGTACTGGGGACCCCATTTCGCGGTGAATTCGACGAAGCGTTCCTTGGCCGCGGCCTCGGTCGCCGCGGTATAGACCGGCCGAATGTCGCGGGCGATCTGATCCCAGTACTTGCGGGACGCGTAGCGAAAGGTGTTGCGCAACAGATGAATGACGCACGTTTGGATGATCGCTCGGTCCCAGACGGTGTTGACTGCCTCGGGCAATCCTTTCAATCCGTCACAGACCACGATGCACACATCGCCGGTGCCGCGGTTCTTGATCTCGGTGAGCACCGACAGCCAGAACTTGGCGCCTTCGCTGCCCTCGCCGGCCCACAGCCCGAGGATGTCGCGCTCGCCTGCGCAGGTGACCCCCACGGCCACGTAGATGGGCCGGTTGGTGACCTGCCCGTCGCGGATCTTGACGAAGATGGCGTCGATGAAGACCACTGGATATACCGCTTCCAGCGGCCGGTTGCACCATTCGGCCATCTCGCCGACCACCTTGTCGGTGATCCGGCTGATGGTGTCTTTGCTGACGGTGGCGCCGTAGACGTCGGCGAAGTGTGCCGCGACCTCGCCGGTCGTCAATCCTTTTGCCGTCAACGACAATACGATCTCATCAATACCGGTCAGGCGACGCTGTCGTTTCTTGACGATCTGCGGGTCGAAGCTGCTGTTGGTGTCACGGGGCACCTCGATCTCGACGGGCCCGATCTCGGTGAGCACCGTCTTGGCCCGGGTGCCGTTTCGGGAATTGCCGCTGCCACGGCCCGCTGGGTCA
This genomic window from Mycobacterium saskatchewanense contains:
- a CDS encoding FtsK/SpoIIIE domain-containing protein, which gives rise to MSNSPNRKNHNNNPSPDDDWIGELIVGLLKAAGYLLWWAILFPSLSIPTVVAIWVGFSHGARAGVLTAVVEAVAYLGWWVCQPASFTRWVSAPLRQRFWAWWRYHRNWESVCALHGLTAKLGERTLVPALQSVRIGHHADVLIVKVVTGQSIADWQKRALALAATWDAQRLTIRATTPGQLRIIIGRGDVLGQPIAVPMPTPGSAVDLGAVRVGVTESRRWWHLPVLGQHILAAGATGAGKGSVLWSLIAGLAPHVKTGRVRLWVIDPKGGMELGAGAPLFARFCYHTGQPTVELLRELVKLMQTRATRLRGHTRLHTPALAEPLIVLIIDEIAALTAYVTDRKLRAETEQLLGLLLSQGRAVGISVVAAVQDPAKDTLPVRQLFTVRIGLRMTEATQTAMVLGQGARDAGAECDLIADTTPGIGYVMIDGTADPIRVRAFHVTDRDITLLARTFRAPRSGEQGNR
- a CDS encoding SCO3933 family regulatory protein yields the protein MKLRIDTTGVTFLCTRIPEQRTNFDTGAPRVDKATGQALWQVQLIALDATGGEVLAVTVVGEPKVVVGQPVSVTGLVALPWSQDGRSGIAYRAEAITATDLATVKTGQQAR
- a CDS encoding creatininase family protein encodes the protein MSRRIIPDTTTTTDPAATHTVAVLPVGSFEQHGPYLPLGTDTLIATAIASAINQHHNVFQLPPVAFSCSHEHAAYPGTISISATTLAAIVADIIESLAQQNIAGLIVVNGHGGNAVLTNVVQQANHPNNPVKVGLYPSREDWTEARTAAGIHSSNHDDMHAGELETSILLATHPDYLRDGWQTSDHTANDRRYLTSLGIHAYTPTGVIGSPSQATAAKGSSALDHLGRNADTLIELLTTR
- a CDS encoding IS110 family transposase: MDVHREFAQLAVVEDGILRDEGKIGVTPEALRAWASELRPDDEVALEATGNSDAIATLLTPLVARVVVSNPSKTRAIAEAKVKTDKVDARILAQLLAADFLPPVWLPDDRTRSLRRQVMRRAHVVRQRTRLKNQVHAILARNLAPTPPVSDLFGKTGRHWLSRQPLPADERASVQALLRQLDFHAHELALVDRELAQKRSPIRWWPG
- a CDS encoding IS256 family transposase; protein product: MSETLDPVAMELDQRQLAEQLLAQAKEQGVELVGPNGLLNQLTKNVLETALDAEMAEHLGYDKHDPAGRGSGNSRNGTRAKTVLTEIGPVEIEVPRDTNSSFDPQIVKKRQRRLTGIDEIVLSLTAKGLTTGEVAAHFADVYGATVSKDTISRITDKVVGEMAEWCNRPLEAVYPVVFIDAIFVKIRDGQVTNRPIYVAVGVTCAGERDILGLWAGEGSEGAKFWLSVLTEIKNRGTGDVCIVVCDGLKGLPEAVNTVWDRAIIQTCVIHLLRNTFRYASRKYWDQIARDIRPVYTAATEAAAKERFVEFTAKWGPQYPAIIRLWENAWSEFVPFLDYDVEIRRVICSTDEIVKVSGDWWRVCGVASGRRGLRRHVRPVRRPRSLRRGGACCYRSRRAGGSCRGVTAPRRPVRAFGACG